One Solirubrobacterales bacterium DNA window includes the following coding sequences:
- a CDS encoding PhzF family phenazine biosynthesis protein, whose product MPVQYVIDAFERGPFTGNPAAVVPLEEWPEDSTLRAIAAQNNLSETAYLIDRGTVIDLRWFTPSQEIELCGHATLASAHALYAELGDSRDELRFQTRGGELIVTRDGAGYRMDFPAAPPRAEPVEADVARAALDSIGQDLGEVLETDGYLFVVLEDPAAVRAIEADTAAIAKLPRGHIYASAPGDEGFDIVDRVFAPGVGIPEDPATGSAHCSFTPYWAERLGKIEVTAFQASERGGYFKCRWREPDGRVDLIGSCRTFLRGEISL is encoded by the coding sequence ATGCCAGTGCAATACGTGATTGACGCGTTCGAGCGTGGTCCTTTCACCGGGAATCCGGCGGCAGTTGTGCCGCTCGAAGAGTGGCCCGAGGATTCGACACTTCGGGCGATCGCGGCGCAGAACAATCTTTCCGAGACTGCGTACCTGATCGATAGGGGCACGGTAATCGATCTTCGATGGTTCACGCCCTCACAGGAAATCGAACTTTGTGGTCACGCGACACTCGCGAGCGCTCACGCGTTGTATGCCGAACTCGGGGATTCGCGTGATGAGCTGCGGTTTCAGACGAGAGGGGGCGAACTGATCGTGACTCGTGACGGCGCTGGCTATCGGATGGACTTTCCGGCTGCGCCGCCGCGAGCGGAGCCGGTTGAGGCAGATGTGGCTCGCGCAGCGCTCGACTCGATCGGGCAAGATCTCGGTGAAGTGTTGGAGACGGACGGCTACCTGTTCGTCGTTCTGGAGGATCCGGCTGCGGTACGCGCTATTGAGGCAGACACGGCAGCGATCGCGAAGCTTCCGCGCGGGCACATCTATGCGTCGGCGCCGGGCGATGAGGGATTTGACATCGTCGATCGAGTGTTTGCGCCGGGAGTCGGGATACCCGAGGATCCGGCGACCGGTTCGGCGCACTGTTCATTCACGCCCTATTGGGCAGAGCGCCTCGGCAAGATTGAAGTGACGGCATTCCAGGCGTCTGAGCGCGGCGGGTACTTCAAGTGCCGGTGGCGCGAGCCTGACGGTCGCGTGGACCTGATCGGAAGCTGTC